CCCCGGTATGCTCATGGCAGCAGCCCGTCTGGACATACCTGCACTCATGGTAACGGCCGGCCCCATGCACTCTGGTATGTACAAGGGCCAGCGTCGTTCCCTGGTGAGGGACACTTTCGAGGCGGTGGGACGGTACCAGGCCGGGCAGATGGACGAGGAAGAGCTCGAGTGTTTGGCCCTGGAGACCTGCCCGGGACCTGGAGCCTGCCAGGGAATGTACACGGCCAACACCATGGCCTGCGTCACAGAGTCCCTGGGTCTCTCCTTGCCATATAGCGCAACGGCTCTGGCCGGTTTCGCCGAGAAGAAGCGCATCGCTTTTGAGAGTGGCGAGCGCATTGTGGCCATGATCAATGAAGGGCTTACCACCTCGAAGATCCTGTCTCAAAACGCTTTTGAGAACGCCATAGCAGTGGACATGGCCCTGGGAGGTTCTACAAACACCGCCCTGCATGTCCCTGCCATAGCCCACGAGGCCAATATCAAGGTCGACCTGGACATGTTCGACCGGATCAGCGCAAAAACACCCCACATCGCCAACATTCGGCCGGGTGGCGAGCACTTTATGGAAGATCTTCATTACGCCGGAGGAGTGCCAGCTGTGTTGTCGCGCTTACAGCCCCTTTTAAAACCGGCCATGACCGCTGCCGGGGTGGATATCATGAAGATAGCGGAGTCGGCCGAGATCAAGGACGACGATGTCATACGGTCCATGGATAACCCTTATCACGCACAGGGAGGGATCGCTGTTTTGAGGGGCAACCTTGCCCCCGACGGCTGCGTCGTCAAGCAGACTGCCGTGAGCGATGACATGCTCGTATTTGAGGGGCCTGCTCGTGTATTTGAGCAGGAAGAGGAAGCCATGGCGGCTGTTATGGCTCGGACGATCCTGGA
The window above is part of the bacterium genome. Proteins encoded here:
- the ilvD gene encoding dihydroxy-acid dehydratase, which translates into the protein MRSDRVKKGPERVPSRALLYATGVTPSALKRPHIGVFTSFTDIIPGHVGMRELERAIEKGVHTGGGLSFLVGIPGVCDGVVMGHEGMRYSLPTREWISDLVEAVTQGHAFDGIILLTNCDKISPGMLMAAARLDIPALMVTAGPMHSGMYKGQRRSLVRDTFEAVGRYQAGQMDEEELECLALETCPGPGACQGMYTANTMACVTESLGLSLPYSATALAGFAEKKRIAFESGERIVAMINEGLTTSKILSQNAFENAIAVDMALGGSTNTALHVPAIAHEANIKVDLDMFDRISAKTPHIANIRPGGEHFMEDLHYAGGVPAVLSRLQPLLKPAMTAAGVDIMKIAESAEIKDDDVIRSMDNPYHAQGGIAVLRGNLAPDGCVVKQTAVSDDMLVFEGPARVFEQEEEAMAAVMARTILDGDVLVIRNEGPRGGPGMREMLSVTAALSGLGLKVVLLTDGRFSGGTRGPCIGHISPESAAGGNIAFVQEGDTIRVDIPGRNLDLMVSEDELETRRKLWTPPKPKYRRGILGRYARLVHSAATGAILDDE